Within the Chryseobacterium geocarposphaerae genome, the region TGTTTTACCAGTAAATAATAAAACCGTCTCCCGAAAGTAAAATTTCTTCCAATAAGAAAAACCTAAAATACCCCCTATAAAAAAGAGACTCAATATTCTTGAAGACAGGAAATAATCATTACAAAATTCATAAACCACTCTTAATAAAACCGGGTAACCCAACGGAAACAAATTAGTTTCCGGAAAAGGCAAATCTGCTGCAATCCCAAAATAAGACAGACTATCCGCTCCAATTCCTCCGTTTGCAATAAAAAATGGCTGAAAAAAATAAATAACAACAATAAAAACCGCTAAGATTTTATATTTAAGCATACCTGATACGTCATTTTGAGCAATAATAAGGAAACTTATCCAAACTATTTTAAGAAAATCAGCAATAGCGAGCATCTATTATATTTAACAGCAGTTCGGCACGGTATTTTCTACCTTTGCGATATATAAATAATAAACCTATGAAAAACGCAAGTATTATTGGATTAAAAGAAGCCGATTGCAAGAAAATTGCTGAAAAACTAAATGTCCTTTTAGCAAACTATTCTGTTTTTTACCAAAACACAAGAGGCTCTCACTGGAACATTAAAGGTGAGCAGTTCTTCACCCTTCATCCAAAATTCGAAGAGCTTTATAATAGCCTGGTACTTAAAATAGATGAAATCGCCGAAAGAATCCTGACATTAGGAGCAACACCTGCACACAACTATTCTGAGTATTTAAAAGTTGCAACCATTAAGGAAAGCCAGGAAGTAAGTGACGGAACTAAAAGCGTGGAAATTATCTTAAATTCTTTCAAAGTGGTTATCGATCTTCAAAGAGAACTTTTAGACATCACCGAAAAAGCAGGAGATGAAGGTACCAATTCTCAAATGAGCGACTATATCACAGAGCAGGAAAAAGAAGTCTGGATGTACAACTCTTATCTTGGCAAATAAGCATAAATTTATCCTTATAGATTAAAAAAATCACCTTACATTTAGGTGATTTTATTTTTAATGACTAAATTTGCGTATAAAATACACAATAATGCACGACATACGACTCAATTCCATCTTGGATAACGATTTCTATAAAATAACCATGCAAAACGCTGTGGTAAAATTATTCCCAAGTTCCATCGTAAAATATGAATTCATCAACAGAGGAAAACATCAGTTTCCGGAAGGTTTTGATACTGCATTAAGAGAAGCCGTAAATAAAATGGCCGAACTTAAGCTTACAAAAGATGAAAAAAGATTTATGGCAAGAACATGCCCTTATATTGATCTCCCTTACCTGGATTTTCTTGAAGGATATCATTACGACCCTTCCGAGGTAAAAATAATTCAGACAGGAAGCGATCTTTCTGTAACCGTAGAAGGTCTTTGGTACAGAACCATACTGTGGGAGGTTCCATTGTTAGCTTTAATCAGTGAACTTCATTACGAAATGAATCATATGGAAAGAGATTCCAATGAAGTTGTAATGAGCAAAACCCTGGAAAAAGCTGATGGGTTAGGAAAATTAGGTGTGAATTTCGCAGAGTTCGGAACAAGAAGAAGACATTCTTATAAAGTACAGAATCTGGTAATGGAAGCTTTAACACAAAAAAAGGATTCAACTTTTATCGGAAGTTCAAATGTTCATTTCGCAATGAAATACGGAGTAAAGCCAATTGGAACACACGCCCACGAATGGTTCATGTTCCATGCTGCCGAATACGGTTTTAAAATGGCCAACGAATTAGCTTTGGAACATTGGGTAGATGTCTACAGGGGCGATTTGGGAGTTGCGCTTTCAGACACCTATACAACAGATGTTTTCTTCCAGCAATTTGATAAAAAATTTGCTAAACTTTTCGACGGTGTTCGTCATGACAGTGGAGATCCACTGGAATTTGCGGACAAAACCATTGCCCATTATCAAAAACACGGAATCAATCCATTATTCAAGTATATTATTTTTTCCGATGCTTTAAATCTGGAAAAGGTAGAGGAAATCACCAATTACTGCAGAGGAAAAATCGGAATTTCATTCGGAATCGGCACTAATCTGACCAATGATGTCGGTTTAAAGCCCATGAATATTGTTATGAAACTTATAGGAGTTCAGGCACCTAATCATGATTGGATTCCAACCGTAAAACTTTCCGACGAACACGGAAAATACACCGGTGATCCAAAAATGATCGAGCTGGCAAAAGAATTTTTAAGAATAAAAAACTAACCATATGAAAGCAAAAATCCTCGTAGCAGTTTTCATTTTCACAGTATTTTTTTCATTTGCTCAAAAGACAACAGAAAAGCCAAAGTTTAACCAACAACTGGCCACAGAACTTGGTGCCGACAAATACGGAATGAAAGCTTATACCATTGTAATGTTAACAACCGGAGCAACCAAAATAGATGACAAAAATAAGATGGGAGAATTGATGAAAGGACATTTGGCTAATATTGGAAAATTAGCAGACGAAGGAAAAATAATTGTTGCAGGACCGTTTTTAGAACAAAATAAGCAGAACTTTCGTGGAATGTTTATCTTCAACACCAAATCAAAGGAAGAAGCTGAGCAATGGGTAAAAACCGACCCCGCAGTTCAGGCAGGAGTTTTCAGTTACGAAATTTTTCCATGGTACGGTTCTGCTGCACTTCCAATGTATTTGGAACATCATAAGGAAATTTCAAAAGAGAATCCGTAAAACTTTAAAATGAAAAAACTAATTTCCATTCTTTCACTTCTCGTATTCGGAGTTTTTTTTGCTCAAAATAAAATCAATGCTGTAGATGTTTCATCCGTACAGTTGCGAATTATGCAGAAATACAGGAATTCAGACTCCATTCAAAAGAAAAAAATTTATTCCGACTCCATCTATTCTCCCTATCAGAAACTATGGAACGGATATCTGGGAAATTCCGACAAAGTGATTAAATGGCACAATGAAAATGAATCGCAAATCAAGGCATGGCAACAGAAAAGTGAAAAGATAAATGGAAAACAAATCTCCAGTTCATTGCAGAAGTTTTCTAAAGAAATGAAGAAACTAACCGGATATGACACCAAAGGAACTTGGTATATATTATTCGGTCCGGCATGGACAGATTTAGGTGGCTTAGGGAAATATGCTATGGTTATTGATCTGTCTCACGAAAACAACACCTCAATAGAAAAAGTAGAATTGATTTTACCACATGAAATCACTCATCAGATTATGATGACAACAAACAAACATATTGACAAAACTGCGCTTGAGCCTATAATAGGAGAAGGCTTTGCCGTATGGATGAATCAAAAATACTGGAAGAAAAAATACTCTCTTGCACAACATCTTGGATATACGGACTCCGAATTGAAAGCATGTGAACAAAACCTTCAAAATATAAAAGATTTCTTTGAAAAAAATAAATTCTCCGAAGACAAAGATATTATTGATATTCTCCGAAGCAGAGAAACAAAGCTAAACGAAAAACTACCCGGAGCTATAGGATATTATATAGGCTATAAAATTATTGAACAGTATGTTTTAAAAAACGGGAAAGACTCATGGAAGGATGTTTTCACAAAATCTCCTCGTGAAATCTATGAAAAAAGCGGATTCTGATTAATTTTATCACAAAACTAAATACCATGAAAACCATCGAAGAAGTTCTTAAAAAATTAGACGCAATCATTATCTGGTGTAAGGAAAACAAAAGCCCGGCCGGATATTTTGCCTGTACTTATAAAATTATGACCGCACAGGTTTTAAAAGGAATTCAGCAGAAAAAATTTGAAGATAACTCAAGAATGATCTTGCTGGATATTGCTTTTGCTCAAAGATATCTTGAAGCATGGGAGAATTATCAGAAAGGTAAAAAATGTACTAACGCCTGGTATTTAGCTTTTGAAGCGGCAAAAAATAAAGAGCTTCTTATTTTACAGCATATTTTCTTAGGGATGAACGCCCATATTAATTTAGATCTGGGAATATCCGCAGCTTCTATTATGCCTTACAGAAAAATAAATCCCTTAAAAACAGACTTTGAAAACATCAACAATGTTATCGCTTCCATCAACCAAAAAGTTCAGGATTCATTAAATAAAATATGTTATCCTGTAGAACTGATCGACAAAATATCGAACGGAAAAGACAACACCGTTCTAGACTTTGCCATATCCAGAGCCAGAGAAACTTCCTGGGCAACAGCAGTCATTGCATCAAATACTCCTAATTTTCTAAGAGATTCGGTTATCGGAATTGTAGATTATGCTGCAGCAAAAGTGGCCACACAAATTTTAAAACCAAGAATTCTGACACCTGCTTTACTTAAAGAATTAAAAAAATGTGAAAGCAGTGATGTAGTGAAAAATATAGAAATCCTTGCTTCAACAAAGAATATTTAATTAAATACATAAAATAGTGCCTTGAATTTTGGCGAAAAATTTTACGGTTTTCCATAAAAGAAATCCACTTTCGTTTTTGTAATTTTGACAAATGGAAATGAGTTATTTGATCATCGGATTTATTGTTGGAGGAATTTCAGGAGGTCTCATCCTTTATTTCATGGTGAAATCATCCAGAGTTTCCAGAACTTCATATGATGAACTTTCCCGTCAAAACATTAAAATGATCTCTGATCTGGAAAATGTAAATGAAAAAGTTCAGGATCTTCAAACTCAGATTTCAAGAGAAAAAGATTCTTACTTAGTTCAGAGCGATCTTTTAGACGATCTCAAAAATGAATTTGCAAAAATATCTGCAGAATACACTTCCATTCAATCTCAATTCGAAGACCAAAAATTAACGCTTTTCAATCAGACTCATCAGATTGAAAAACTTTTGGATGAAAAGCAGGATCTTATTGCTAAAAACGCAGAGCTTTCCGCAGTAAACCAAAACCTCAAAACTTCTCTGGAAACTCAGAAAGAAGAAATTTCAAAAATTCAGGAAGAAGGAAAATTGCAATTTGAAAACTTAGCCAATAAAATTCTAGAAGAAAAAAGTGAAAAGTTTACGTCTTTAAATCAAACCAATCTAAAAACGATCCTTGAACCGTTTCAGGAAAAGATTAATGATCTCAAGAATAAGGTAAATGAAGCCTATGAAAAAGAGAATAAAGAACGTTTCTCACTGGCTGAAAAAGTAAAAGAATTAGCCTTACTGAACCAGCAAATTTCTGAAGATGCAAAAAGACTGACAAAAGCATTAAAAGGAGAAAGCAAAACTCAGGGAAACTGGGGCGAAATGATATTGGAAAGTATTTTAGAAAAATCAGGACTGGTAAAAGGCCGCGAATATTTTCTTGAACATGAGCTTCGCGATGAAGACAACAAAGCACTTTTTTCAGAATTTTCAGGTAAAAAAATGCGTCCCGATGCAGTCGTAAAATATCCGGACGAAAGAAATGTCATTATCGATTCAAAAGTTTCTTTAACCGCCTTTACGGAATTAGTGGACGAGACCGATGCAGAAATCTACCAGATAAAAATTAATCAACACCTCAATTCCATTAAAAACCACATCACACAGCTAAGTCAAAAAGCATATGATGATTATGGAAAGTCTTTAGATTTTGTGATGATGTTCATTCCCAGCGAGCCCGCTTATATTGCAGCCATGCAGGCAGATCAAAACCTATGGAATTTTGCTTATGAAAGAAGAATTTTACTTCTCAATCCAAGCAATCTTATTACCTCTCTGAAACTTATTGCAGATCTCTGGAAAAGGGAATACCAAAACAGAAACTCTATTGAGATTGCAGAACGCGGTGCGAAACTTTATGATAAATTCTCCGGTTTTGTAGAAAATCTTGAAAAAGTCGGCAAAAATATAGACCAGGCAAAAAATGTTTATAATGACGCATTTAAGCAGCTATACACTGGAAATGACAACCTGATTATCCAGACTCAAAAATTAAAATCATTGGGAATTAAAAATAAAAAAGAACTTCCTCAAAGTCTGATTGACAATTCCCAAACTCCATTAGAATCTTAACAATATGATAGAAAGCTTTCAAAACGAAAAAATAAAAAATCTTACCAAACTTATCACTGACAATCGTCACAGAAAGAAATCGAATGTTTTTGTCGTAGAAGGTGATCAGGAAAACGAAAGAGCTCAGAAGTATGATTTCGAGCCTGTAGAGTTCTATATCTGTGAAAGTATCTTCAAAGGCAAAACTCCCCTGGGAAAAATTCACCTGGTAAGTGAAAAAGTCTATGAAAAAATAGCGTACAGAGGAAGCTCTGAAGGAATTATCGGTATTTATAAAACCAAAAATGAGAATCTGCAAGCATTTAAACCCAAAGAAAATTCAACCATAATTATTGTAGAAGGAATAGAAAAACCCGGAAATTTAGGAGCCATATTAAGAAGCTGTGAAGCATTTGGAATAGACGCTCTTATTGTATCTGATGGGAAAACCGATTTTTATAATCCTAACGTTATTCGTTCAAGTGTAGGTTGCTTGTTCGGTATGAATGTATTTCAGTCGGAAAATCAGGAAACGCTAGATTTCTTGAAAAAAAATCAATTTAATATCTATACAACCATTATGGACGAAACCGCCGAAAATTTACCTCAAAGAGATTTTACACAGAAGTCTGCTATTGTTTTCGGAACAGAACATTCAGGATTAAGTGATTTCTGGCTGAATAAAGGACAAAATACCCTTATTCCAATGAGCGGAAGTATTGACTCTTTAAATCTGAGCAATGCCGTAGCAATTACCTGCTATGAAGCATTAAGGCAAAAAATGATTTAAAAATATAACCTTTACCTTTAGAACATAAAAAAACCGCTTCAAAAATGAGGCGGTTCTTTTATTGTAAGATAAGTTAGAATTATTTCTTAACTTCTTCTTTTTTAACTTCAGTAGTTGTAGTAGTCTTAACAGCTGTAGTATCAGCAGCTTTAGTAGCTGTAGAATCTGTAGTTGGAGCAACTGCTGTAGAATCTGTAGTAGGAGCAACTGCAGTAGAATCTGTAGTTACAGCTGTAGAATCTGTAGTAGTAGTTGTAGCTTCACCTTTTTTACAAGCAACCAAAGAAATAGCAGCGATAGCAGCTACGAATAATGACTTTTTCATAATAAATTAAATTTAATTTTGTTAATATTGTTTTATAAAACTCTTTTCTGTTCTATTATTTGAACGAGACAAAGGTAGAGCAGATAGAAAATTTGTGTATGAAAAATAATTGTAATACTTTTGTAAAACAATTTTACAAATAAACACAACTGAATTTCAACAACTTAATCATTTAAACTAAAATTGACAGATTTAGATCTATTGCATTTTGAGCAGCTAAAAAAGGACGTACAGGCTCAATATTTGGAACAACACACCCCTTCTTTTGAGGATATTTCAAAATGGAAGGGTATTGATATCATCTATTTCCAGGAAGATCTTCGTAAAAAAGCAAAAGGCAACATCAGCGAAAAGTCTTTTTATACTTATTTCAAAACTTCTCCAGTCACCAAGCTTCCCCGAATTGATATGCTCAATTTATTGAGTGTTTACACGGGTTACGAATCTTGGTACGATTTTAAAAAGCAACACCTTTTTGCCGGAGAATTACTCACAGAAGATGAAAAATTAACCGAAGAAGAAAATAAAGAATTAGAAAAAACGGTATCAGCATCACTTAATTTACCCAAAACCGAAAATTTGGCAGCAAAAACAGAGTTTACGCCTCAGGAAAATGCCAATTTACAAAAAAACAACACTGAAAATCAAATAATTAATAAAAATATTCAGAAATCAAACAGCTCTGATTCTGAGGTCCAAAAAACCAAGAAAAATTTCTTCAAAAGGAACGCTTGGGCCATCATTACTTCAATTTTAATTCTTATTACAGGGTTACTTGGTTTCAAGGATGTCATTTTTCAAAAAACTTACACCTATTGTTTTACGGATGCAGATCGCGCCGTTTCGGTGATGAATACGATTGAGATAAAAGTTATCAAAGAAAATGAATCTCCTATTCTTTATAAAATTAAACCCGGAGAATGTTTTCGTTATTCTACCAAAGATAAGAACCTAAAGCTCCAGATAAGCGCGCCTTTTTATGAAGATCTTGAAATAAACAGAAGTCTTGAAAATGCACCTGAAGAGGAAATGATTGAATTAAAACCTGATGATTACAAAATGGCTGTCAATTATTTCTCAATAAAAGACGCCAATGGCAACCCTGAACTACTGAAACAGAAACGTAAACAACTGGACAATCTCATCAGTGACAACGCTATCATTTATCAGGTTTACGACAACGCCACCTATGGTATCGAAACTTTAGACAAACAAAAATATATTACTCTGGTAACCACTCCTACGACTTCTCTTAAAAACCTAAGCGTTATTGAAATGAAAAGAGAAAAAGGAAAAATAGTATCTATTAAATTTAAAATTGCTAATACAGATGAAAATAATAAATAATCTTTTAGTCTTGGCAGTAATGCTTTTCGGTTTAGCATCATGTAACAAAAAAAGCGCTGAAGTAAGCGATTTAGATAAATTAAGAAACAGCAACAACAAAAAAACGTATCCTGCTGTACAAATGGACAGCGCACAAGCGATTAACTTCATTACCAAACAAAAAGTCCAGGAATTACTGGATCTTTCGACGCTTTATCTCTCAGGAAACAAAGACACAGAAATTGATACTGTTATCTATTCTCAAATGCAAAGCTACTTCAATAAACCGGACAGTCTTACGTTCAAAAGATTATTCCGTGAACTTGACAGCTTAAAGGTCAAAACAGTAAAAGTAAACAATCTGGAAGTGTATAAAGATGTTCATAAAAAAGACACCTTAGATTTCGCAAAATTCAGTGTTGAATATTTTGATAACAAGAATAAATCTATCGGGGTTTTTGAGAAAAATGCACAATATATCTTGCAATCCGCACCCGTGAAATTTAAAAAAGAATTTAAGTTTTATTTCTTAAATTTCTATTCTAAACCTTTACCAAAAGACAGTACATCAGTCGGAGTTACCAAGTAGTCGAGCGGAATATCATTTTCCCAGACATCATCGATATTTTCATCGGGGTTAAAGTAATTAACTCCGATTTTTTTTACGTCTTCGGAAATATTTTCAAAAAAGTTATCATAAAAACCTTTTCCATACCCCACTCTATTTCCTTTTGTATCACAATATAAAAGCGGAGTAATTACATAATGAAAGAAAGCCTCCCCCGAATCTTCGTTGGAAACAGGTTCAGGAATTCCCCAATAGCTGTTTTCAAAGAGAGTATCTTCAAAAATTTCAATATGAATTAATTGATCAGCAACAACCTTAGGGACAAAAACACGAATATTCTGTTTTAAAAAGTAATCAATGAATATTTGAGTATCAATTTCTTTTTTTTCTACAATAGGAATAAAGAGATGCACTTTTTCTCCTTTTTCAGGCTTAAAGTAACCAATGAAATTTTCAAAAATCTTTTTAGATAACAAGAAAGCCTCATCAGTTGACAAGGCTTTTCTTTTTTGCATATATTTTTTTCTAAGCTCAGCTTTTAACATAATGGTTATGCATTTTCAGACGGCTGCGTAATTTTATATAATTTATCAGACAAACGAACTCTGAAAGGAAGCTCAAAAGTAATCTGATCTCCTGCTTTTGCAGAATCACTAAAGTCACCGTTTACAAAAATCTGAGTAATGATAATTTCCTGATCGCCCGTTGTTGGTCCGGAAATTAAAACTTTATCTCCTACAGAAAGCTCTTTATTCTCAATTAAAAACTGTGCAATTTTTGATTTTGAATAATAATGTTCAGCTTTTCCGATTAAAGTCTTTTTAACTTTTATTTTCTGACGGATATCTTTTGTTTCAGGTTTTGCTTTTGCTAAGGTTTGGGTTGATAAATCTCCTGAATTTTTAAATTTCAAAGCTTCAGATTTTCCTTTTCTGAACACTTTGTTACCAACCTGTAATCCTTTTCTTAATTTGACCTGCTCTTCCCAAGGTAAGTGAATCGTCTCAAGACATTCGGTAGAACAAGTATTTTCCATCGCCGCTTTACACTCATCACATTGAATAAATAATAAATGACAGGCGTCGTTGGCACAATTGGTATGGTTATCACAAGGCTTTCCGCATTGATGACACTGAGCGATAATATCATCTGTAATTCTTTCTCCCAAACGGTGGTCGAATACGAAGTTTTTACCAATAAACTTACTTTCAATCCCCTCCTCTTTTATCTGGCGGGTGTATTCAATAATTCCGCCTTCCAACTGGAAAACATTTTTAAAGCCCCGATGTTTGAAATAAGCACTCGCTTTTTCACAACGGATTCCCCCGGTACAATACATCAACAGGTTTTTATCTTCCTTAAAATCCTGTAGCTGATCATTAATAATCGGTAAGCTTTCTCTGAAGTTCTCTACATCCGGAGTAATGGCCCCTTCGAAATGCCCCACTTCACTTTCATAGTGATTTCTAAAATCCACTACAATCGTGTTCGGGTCTTCCAGCATCTCGTTAAATTCACGGGCTTTTAAGTGAACTCCCTTATTGGTAACATCGAAAGTTTCATCATTCAGACCGTCTGCAACGATCTTGTTTCTAACTTTGATGGTTAGTTTTAAAAAGGAATGATTATCCTGCTCCACTGCTACATTCAATCGAATGCCTTTCATAAAGTCATATGCTTCCAGCGTATCACGAAATGCTTCAAAATTGTCCGCAGGAACGCTCATCTGAGCATTAATTCCTTCATGAGCAACATAAATACGTCCCAATGCATCAAGCGCATTCCAGGCTATAAATAAATCGTCGCGAAATTTTTTTGGATCTTCAATTTTGGCATACGCATAGAAAGACAATGTAAGACGTTCCTTACCAGCTTCATCAATTAGTTGAGCTCTTTCTTCTGCGCTTAAGGTGTTGTACAGTTGCATGCTATAAACGTTTTAAGTGAGAAAAATTTTTGCAAAGGTAATCATTTAATTTTAATTGAATCCTGGTTGATCAGTGATTAATATTAATAGTATAGTATGCTGTTTATTACGTTTTGGAATAAAATTTATAGTTTTAAAACACAGAATTTAACTTTTGAATCTATCTGTTAATCTTACACTATGTCATATTGTCATTTAATAAAATTTTAAGATTAGTTAATAGTGACAAATAATTACCACATAACATCTAAAATAATGTTATTGTAGTTAAATTTTAGTTAAAAGTGAAACATTTAATACCGATTGCATACCTATTTAGCATTAAATTTGTTTACAATAAAACGAAAAGATAAATAACATAAATAATTAAGAAAGATATACAATGAAGAGTACTTTAAAAAAACTATTACCATTTGCAGTAGTAGGCGTTATGTCCGGAGCTACTACCGTTGGAGCATTGCAATATTTTAATCATGATTCCAACAACGGAGACCAATCATATTTTACAAAATCAGCGTCAAATGTTTCTTTTGCAGGAATGAATTCTGCAGCCGTAGGTGAAGATTTTGTGAAAGCAGCAAAAACAACAGTTCCTGCAGTAGTTACTATTAAAAACTATCAATCAAGATCAACGAGCAGAGCTTCAGAACAAGATCTTTTTGATTTTTTCTTTGGTCCACAAAATGGGAGAGGTCAGCAAAGACAGCAACAACAGGCTCCTGACAATATGCCATCGGGAATGGGATCAGGAGTAATCATTTCGCCAGACGGTTATATTATTTCAAACAATCACGTGGTAGCCGGAGCGAATAAGCTTGAAGTGGTTTTAAGCAATAAAAAATCTTATATAGCAACCTTGGTAGGAACCGATCCGAATACGGACATTTCTCTATTAAAAATTGAAGAAAAGGGATTACCTTATTTAAATTTTGCGAATTCTGACAATATTGAGGTAGGACAATGGGTGCTTGCCGTAGGAAATCCGCTTGGATTAAATTCTACAGTTACCGCAGGTATTGTATCGGCTAAAGGAAGAGGAATCGGGATTTTAAGTTCACAAGGAAAAGCAGCCAACCCTATTGAAAGCTTTATTCAGACGGATGCGGCAATTAATCCTGGAAACTCCGGAGGAGCTTTGGTAAATACGAACGGAGACCTAATTGGTATTAACTCAGCGATTCAGTCTACAACAGGTTATTATCAGGGATACGGATTTGCAGTTCCTTCAAACCTGGCCAGAAAAATTGTTGAAGACATTAAAAAATTCGGTATTGTACAAAGAGGATTCCTTGGAGTAACAACGATAGATCTTTCAAATGATCAATTAGTAGCGGCTTACAATAAAGATCAAAAGACTAATATAAAAGCCGGATCTGGTATGTATGTTACAGGCTTTGGAGAAAATAGCGGTGCGGAAGATGCAGGCATTAAAAAAGGAGATATCATCACTAAAATCGACTCTTATGCTATTACAGACTTTGCCGATCTTTCTGCTGCCATTGGAAGTAAAAGACCTGGAGATAAAGTACAGGTTACTTATCTAAGAAATGGCAAAGAAAATGTAACAACAGCTACCCTTAGAGATCAAAAAGGAGGAACTTCTACAAGAACCAAGGCAGATCTTAGTGTTACAGAAAGAATCGGGGCAGAATTCAAGCCTTTGGATGAGAGATTCAAAACTGATTACGGATTAAACAGCGGAGTTATCGCGACCAATGTAACAGAAGGAGGCGAAATTGCCAAAATCGGAATTGTAGACAATTATATCGTAATCGAAGTGAACGGAAAACCGGTAAATTCACAGAAAGATGTTGAGAAAATCCTTGATAAATATTCAGGAAATGTACAGGTGAAATTTGTGGATGCTTACGGACAGATCTACACAAGAGGTTTCAAAATGCCTTAATTAAAAGCTAAACTTAAACTTCATACAAAAAACGCTGCAATCTGCAGCGTTTTTTATTATTTATGATTTATTCATTTTCTCAGCGATTCTTTTTTTCTTACTACGTTCATACAGCACTTCAACAATTTTTCCTCCGATCCAGGAAAATGGAAAAAAGGTAAGGAAAATAGAGATCTTATAAAATGTAGGATGATATGGAAAAATGATAACATCCAACATTGCTATAAACAGCATGATGAAACCAATAAGAATAGCATAAGCCACTTTAGCATATTTAACGATAATTGCCGTTGCCACTCCTCCTACTGTAGTTCCTAAGCCGGAAATAAACAAAAGGAATCCGAAGAAAGCTTTATCATTCTGCATGCTCTGAAGAAATCTTTGCCAATGCTCAAA harbors:
- a CDS encoding YciI family protein, yielding MKAKILVAVFIFTVFFSFAQKTTEKPKFNQQLATELGADKYGMKAYTIVMLTTGATKIDDKNKMGELMKGHLANIGKLADEGKIIVAGPFLEQNKQNFRGMFIFNTKSKEEAEQWVKTDPAVQAGVFSYEIFPWYGSAALPMYLEHHKEISKENP
- a CDS encoding Dps family protein; the encoded protein is MKNASIIGLKEADCKKIAEKLNVLLANYSVFYQNTRGSHWNIKGEQFFTLHPKFEELYNSLVLKIDEIAERILTLGATPAHNYSEYLKVATIKESQEVSDGTKSVEIILNSFKVVIDLQRELLDITEKAGDEGTNSQMSDYITEQEKEVWMYNSYLGK
- a CDS encoding 5-formyltetrahydrofolate cyclo-ligase; amino-acid sequence: MQKRKALSTDEAFLLSKKIFENFIGYFKPEKGEKVHLFIPIVEKKEIDTQIFIDYFLKQNIRVFVPKVVADQLIHIEIFEDTLFENSYWGIPEPVSNEDSGEAFFHYVITPLLYCDTKGNRVGYGKGFYDNFFENISEDVKKIGVNYFNPDENIDDVWENDIPLDYLVTPTDVLSFGKGLE
- the pncB gene encoding nicotinate phosphoribosyltransferase produces the protein MHDIRLNSILDNDFYKITMQNAVVKLFPSSIVKYEFINRGKHQFPEGFDTALREAVNKMAELKLTKDEKRFMARTCPYIDLPYLDFLEGYHYDPSEVKIIQTGSDLSVTVEGLWYRTILWEVPLLALISELHYEMNHMERDSNEVVMSKTLEKADGLGKLGVNFAEFGTRRRHSYKVQNLVMEALTQKKDSTFIGSSNVHFAMKYGVKPIGTHAHEWFMFHAAEYGFKMANELALEHWVDVYRGDLGVALSDTYTTDVFFQQFDKKFAKLFDGVRHDSGDPLEFADKTIAHYQKHGINPLFKYIIFSDALNLEKVEEITNYCRGKIGISFGIGTNLTNDVGLKPMNIVMKLIGVQAPNHDWIPTVKLSDEHGKYTGDPKMIELAKEFLRIKN
- the rmuC gene encoding DNA recombination protein RmuC, which codes for MEMSYLIIGFIVGGISGGLILYFMVKSSRVSRTSYDELSRQNIKMISDLENVNEKVQDLQTQISREKDSYLVQSDLLDDLKNEFAKISAEYTSIQSQFEDQKLTLFNQTHQIEKLLDEKQDLIAKNAELSAVNQNLKTSLETQKEEISKIQEEGKLQFENLANKILEEKSEKFTSLNQTNLKTILEPFQEKINDLKNKVNEAYEKENKERFSLAEKVKELALLNQQISEDAKRLTKALKGESKTQGNWGEMILESILEKSGLVKGREYFLEHELRDEDNKALFSEFSGKKMRPDAVVKYPDERNVIIDSKVSLTAFTELVDETDAEIYQIKINQHLNSIKNHITQLSQKAYDDYGKSLDFVMMFIPSEPAYIAAMQADQNLWNFAYERRILLLNPSNLITSLKLIADLWKREYQNRNSIEIAERGAKLYDKFSGFVENLEKVGKNIDQAKNVYNDAFKQLYTGNDNLIIQTQKLKSLGIKNKKELPQSLIDNSQTPLES
- a CDS encoding gliding motility protein GldB-related protein, whose translation is MKKLISILSLLVFGVFFAQNKINAVDVSSVQLRIMQKYRNSDSIQKKKIYSDSIYSPYQKLWNGYLGNSDKVIKWHNENESQIKAWQQKSEKINGKQISSSLQKFSKEMKKLTGYDTKGTWYILFGPAWTDLGGLGKYAMVIDLSHENNTSIEKVELILPHEITHQIMMTTNKHIDKTALEPIIGEGFAVWMNQKYWKKKYSLAQHLGYTDSELKACEQNLQNIKDFFEKNKFSEDKDIIDILRSRETKLNEKLPGAIGYYIGYKIIEQYVLKNGKDSWKDVFTKSPREIYEKSGF
- a CDS encoding TrmH family RNA methyltransferase, encoding MIESFQNEKIKNLTKLITDNRHRKKSNVFVVEGDQENERAQKYDFEPVEFYICESIFKGKTPLGKIHLVSEKVYEKIAYRGSSEGIIGIYKTKNENLQAFKPKENSTIIIVEGIEKPGNLGAILRSCEAFGIDALIVSDGKTDFYNPNVIRSSVGCLFGMNVFQSENQETLDFLKKNQFNIYTTIMDETAENLPQRDFTQKSAIVFGTEHSGLSDFWLNKGQNTLIPMSGSIDSLNLSNAVAITCYEALRQKMI
- a CDS encoding DUF5995 family protein, producing the protein MKTIEEVLKKLDAIIIWCKENKSPAGYFACTYKIMTAQVLKGIQQKKFEDNSRMILLDIAFAQRYLEAWENYQKGKKCTNAWYLAFEAAKNKELLILQHIFLGMNAHINLDLGISAASIMPYRKINPLKTDFENINNVIASINQKVQDSLNKICYPVELIDKISNGKDNTVLDFAISRARETSWATAVIASNTPNFLRDSVIGIVDYAAAKVATQILKPRILTPALLKELKKCESSDVVKNIEILASTKNI